The proteins below come from a single Arthrobacter sp. B1I2 genomic window:
- a CDS encoding DUF6361 family protein: MVANGPPTPTVRQLSRSESTHPMASLISWLDASTEENSKMRELVKLFGTPETTDDLGMGQLRDVISNSLFPGTSVLHLGARYMLLVPWAYQTAHRGTRNPDDVRKRSEESERQLIGRFKELGVESFIGRDAGKNVQQLPSAAYWSALRRYGIVNPETDRAAVAQLICAETPSPEEGENAYYIWDPSLPKPPEGFPQSDENGLTLSHDEARWLQERILTTCQGTLLAHVVGSATSPEPKSWAPWVDPACRSAEGEPAQWLKDAEAFSFIHNGATILYQHLIAELSGQTFSNEANPLESTQKLLGGWEERRDSKRGLLANWDIEDYLGRAKTLNKGINSNTADFARAMLAAAVSAEKLIDNADFRAAVETREKLMKKSNSRFRNERRLRAWQPSTQVASLTFRWTQVRRNVLDIHAGLAREGQANA; this comes from the coding sequence GTGGTCGCGAACGGCCCTCCAACGCCAACCGTTCGCCAACTAAGCAGAAGTGAGTCCACGCACCCTATGGCTTCCCTCATCTCCTGGCTCGATGCATCAACCGAGGAAAACTCGAAGATGCGCGAGCTCGTCAAGCTGTTCGGCACGCCGGAAACCACCGACGACCTCGGCATGGGCCAGCTCCGGGACGTGATCAGCAACAGCCTGTTTCCCGGCACTTCCGTCCTGCACCTCGGCGCGCGCTACATGCTGCTTGTCCCCTGGGCCTACCAAACCGCTCACCGCGGCACCAGAAACCCTGATGACGTTCGGAAGCGGTCCGAGGAATCAGAGCGGCAGTTGATCGGCCGGTTCAAGGAACTGGGCGTGGAGAGTTTCATCGGCCGCGATGCGGGCAAAAACGTGCAGCAGCTTCCCTCTGCGGCTTACTGGTCGGCGCTTCGCCGATACGGGATCGTGAACCCAGAAACAGATCGCGCCGCCGTCGCGCAACTCATATGCGCCGAGACCCCTTCCCCTGAGGAAGGCGAAAACGCCTACTACATCTGGGATCCAAGCCTGCCAAAACCTCCGGAAGGCTTTCCGCAGTCCGATGAGAACGGGCTGACGCTGTCCCACGATGAGGCCCGTTGGCTCCAGGAGCGGATCCTCACCACTTGCCAAGGCACCTTGCTGGCACACGTCGTTGGCTCCGCGACCAGTCCCGAACCAAAGTCGTGGGCACCTTGGGTTGACCCTGCGTGCCGCAGTGCGGAGGGCGAACCGGCGCAATGGCTCAAAGATGCTGAAGCATTCTCTTTCATTCACAACGGCGCCACCATCCTCTATCAGCACCTTATTGCGGAACTATCAGGCCAGACCTTCTCCAATGAGGCAAACCCCCTGGAGTCAACACAGAAACTACTCGGGGGATGGGAAGAACGCCGCGACAGCAAGCGCGGACTCCTCGCCAACTGGGACATCGAGGATTACCTCGGCCGTGCCAAAACCCTGAACAAGGGCATTAACAGCAACACTGCGGACTTCGCTCGGGCCATGCTCGCCGCCGCCGTCAGCGCAGAAAAGCTGATCGACAACGCAGACTTCCGCGCCGCGGTCGAAACCCGGGAGAAGCTGATGAAGAAGTCCAACTCACGCTTCCGCAACGAACGCCGGCTCCGCGCATGGCAACCCTCAACCCAAGTTGCGTCGCTGACCTTCCGCTGGACCCAAGTCCGCCGCAACGTACTGGATATTCATGCCGGGCTGGCCCGGGAAGGACAGGCCAATGCTTAA